A region of Vigna radiata var. radiata cultivar VC1973A chromosome 10, Vradiata_ver6, whole genome shotgun sequence DNA encodes the following proteins:
- the LOC106775949 gene encoding protein TIC 40, chloroplastic codes for MDNLNLALVSTSKPLMLGRVLARDATDRGVLRRKPFSLGRVLIAPHRCRYRVSALSSSRHGQKSVQEKPIVKHFASVSSSNNLETTSIGVNPPLSPPPSSTIGSPLFWIGVGVGLSALFSMVASRLKKYAMQQAFKTMMGQMNSQNNQFGNAAFSPGSPFPFSTPSAAGPTATAQPQAPSTSSRSQSTITVDVPATKVEATRTADIKDEVEVPNKPKKIAFVDVSPEETVQKSPFESVKDDESSSVKEKARVPDEVSQNGASFNQGFGGFPGSQSTKNSVLSVEALEKMMEDPRVQKMVYPYLPEEMRNPDTFKWMLQHPQYRQQLEEMLNNMGGGTEWDSQMMDTLKNFDLNSPQVKQQFDQIGLSPEEVVSKIMANPEVAMAFQNPRVQAAIMDCSQNPLNITKYQNDKEIMDVFNKISEIFPGVGSP; via the exons ATGGACAACCTGAACTTGGCCCTTGTGTCTACCTCTAAACCTTTGATGTTGGGACGTGTTCTTGCAAGAGACGCCACAGACAGAGGCGTTTTAAGAAGAAAGCCCTTCTCTCTTGGGAGGGTCTTGATTGCTCCTCACCGTTGTCGATACCGTGTTTCTGCGCTCTCTTCCTCCCGTCATGGCCAGAAATCTG TGCAGGAGAAGCCGATAGTAAAACATTTTGCAAGTGTTTCTTCTTCAAATAATCTAGAAACGACATCAATTGGAGTTAACCCGCCATTGTCACCACCTCCGTCCTCAACTAT AGGGTCACCTCTCTTTTGGATTGGTGTTGGTGTTGGGCTTTCTGCACTGTTTTCTATG gTAGCTTCAAGATTAAAG aaatatGCAATGCAACAAGCTTTCAAGACCATGATGGGCCAGATGAATTCACAAAATAACCAATTTGGCAATGCTGCCTTTTCGCCAGGGTCTCCTTTTCCCTTTTCAACACCATCAGCAGCAGGGCCCACTGCAACTGCTCAACCTCAAGCACCTTCAACATCTAGTAGATCTCAATCCACCATCACCGTAGATGTACCTGCAACAAAAGTAGAGGCTACACGAACTGCTGATATTAAAGATGAAGTGGAAGTACCAAACAAACCCAAAAAAATTG CTTTTGTAGATGTTTCTCCTGAAGAAACTGTGCAGAAGAGTCCTTTTGAAAGTGTTAAAGATGATGAATCAAGTTCTGTCAAGGAGAAAGCCCGGGTTCCTGATGAA GTTTCTCAAAATGGAGCTTCCTTTAACCAAGGTTTTGGTGGTTTTCCTGGTTCTCAATCTACAA AAAATTCAGTCTTGTCAGTGGAGGCTTTGGAGAAAATGATGGAGGACCCAAGAGTACAGAAGATGGTTTATCC CTATTTACCTGAGGAGATGAGGAATCCTGATACCTTCAAAT GGATGCTGCAGCATCCACAGTACCGTCAACAACTGGAAGAAATGCT AAACAACATGGGTGGAGGTACTGAATGGGACAGCCAGATGATGGATACCTTAAAGAATTTTGACCTCAATAGTCCCCAAGTTAAGCAGCAGTTTG ATCAAATTGGGCTTTCTCCAGAAGAAGTTGTTTCAAAGATTATGGCCAATCCCGAAGTTGCAATGGCTTTTCAAAATCCTAGAGTTCAAGCAGCTATCATGGAT TGTTCACAGAATCCCCTGAATATTACTAAATATCAAAATGATAAAGAG ATTATGGATGTCTTCAATAAAATATCAGAAATCTTCCCTGGAGTAGGTTCACCATGA